The Medicago truncatula cultivar Jemalong A17 chromosome 4, MtrunA17r5.0-ANR, whole genome shotgun sequence genome includes a region encoding these proteins:
- the LOC11439750 gene encoding homeobox-DDT domain protein RLT2 isoform X2 yields the protein MEACSEGHENKNKPLEEENRVKRKKKTPSQLEILEKTYAMETYPSEATRGELAVKLGLSDRQLQMWFCHRRQKDRKAVAPAGPSSVPMRDGVVKIEVTDVRNVSDFVSDLRPIGGMDLLGVVPLHEVMGFRRMGAALSEMDSSSSHEPHQTLHELQAIAFVESQLGESLRDDGPILGMEFDSVPLGAFGAPLEAVAVGQCRQPELSVEAKVYESLDKGVSKILHEYQFIPEQPTVKNEISERVTTAIHFSSLGGVPHSRTSLSSGAYFLNGNESAHNVYGVQGGNDDVPRMNPFVDVTLETQMRAHQVTPKDGGLVPFDSRVIHEEEFSRFQRKRKNEEARMQRELEVQEKRIRKELVKQEILRQKREEQIKKEMERHDRERQKEEERLLRERQREEERFLREQRREQEQREKFLQKESIRIEKLRQKEELQRVKEAARIKAASERAVARRMVKDAMDLIEDERLELMELAASKKGLSSILALDYETMQNLESYRDGQTSFPPKSVQLKRAFSIQPWSDSDENVGNLLMVWRFLITFADILGIWPFTLDELIQAFHDYDPRILGEIHIALLRSIIKDIEDVARTPTTGLGGNQNSYTNSGGGHPQVVEGAYVWGFDIRNWQRHLNPLTWPEILRQFALSAGFGPQLKKHNIEQVHPSNNEVNDGKDIISNLRSGAAVENAVAIMQEKGLSNPRRHKHRLTPGTVKYAAFYVLALEGNRGLNILEIADKIQKSGLRDLTTSKSPEAAIASALSRDTELFERTAPSTYCVRPVYRKDPADSEAIFSAARERIRIFTSGFVGAEVADDGERDEDCESVMAKDPEIDDLGAQTNTKKEVSNFKEFNANTVMRSGKDNGEILQTRDSCREKVDEGLGLIVVESFDGRKDVRTSSEIAVCSNDIANPILKSMDVDENTLGEPWVQGLTEGEYSDLSVEERLHALVALITVTNEGNSIRVALEERLEAANALKKQMLAEAQLDKRHIKEDSFVKMQSFSYLGNKNEPAVTFPSLGGKQCPSHTVDVKNDKALLTPCGQREQIALQENQNPSQNSLLEVNMQSQDCSTGPDNYSIQQSIYAAEKARSNLKSYIDHLAEQTYMYRSLPLGLDRRRNRYWQFVTSASQNDPGAGRIFVELHDGCWKLIDSVEGFDALLVSLDLRGIRESHLHMMLQRIETSFKESVRRNVQNGEMIMQKGDTVKNLKKEAVKMAADLDCSADINCPTSVCIDDLDTSVASTSFTIQLGRNEIENKDAYMKYWDFEKWMRKECLNCSVSSAMKYGKKRCKQLLLICDLCGHVYFFREVQCPLCHRIFSTSQGNSSSYEHIAQSEGKMNIDADFFHDSSSSSTRMRLLKILLSVVEVTLPQEALQPFWTERYRKSWSSNLEASSSTEDILQMLTALEGAIKREYLASDYETTNELLDSVCSSGCLPNDIIGGEKIPVLPWVPFTTAAVALRLMDLDACIFYTSQQKQETKKDSKTGIVVKLPLKCAAAKNSCDGGAIETSFQTKHTVKNWGALGAGLESYNKGQRTRQGCSHSRGQRSQGIVTSSRSNSKKRSTTSNSRKEGRLLGWKGTPNGQGHTRGRRSIRSRKKPAAKMDVITSERGTPKDITELTAISAREEIDGGTEANALNARNSERSEYEDDVCQATRDKYDFVVDNNNNNGRYQGGFSGNPDNLIEQNHYNVDDEEDVDMDDSVNNDGKYGQVELNVEDYIIGGDSDEEYNKEENEDPDRVGSTSSGYSD from the exons ATGGAAGCTTGTTCAGAAGGACATGAGAACAAGAACAAACCATTGGAGGAAGAGAACAGAGTGAAGCGCAAAAAGAAGACTCCTTCACAGTTGGAGATTCTTGAAAAAACTTATGCTA TGGAGACTTACCCTTCTGAGGCAACGAGGGGTGAGTTAGCTGTGAAGTTGGGTTTGTCTGATCGTCAATTGCAGATGTGGTTCTGTCACCGGAGACAGAAGGATCGAAAGGCTGTGGCACCGGCTGGGCCGAGTTCGGTTCCAATGAGGGATGGTGTTGTGAAGATAGAAGTTACTGATGTTAGGAATGTTTCTGATTTCGTTTCTGACTTGCGGCCAATTGGTGGTATGGACTTGCTGGGAGTTGTGCCGCTGCATGAGGTGATGGGCTTTCGTAGGATGGGAGCTGCATTGTCTGAAATGGATAGCAGTAGTTCTCATGAACCCCATCAGACGTTACATGAGTTGCAAGCTATTGCATTCGTGGAAAGTCAGTTGGGGGAGTCGTTAAGAGATGATGGACCTATTCTTGGGATGGAATTTGATTCTGTGCCGCTGGGTGCATTTGGTGCACCATTAG AGGCAGTGGCAGTGGGGCAATGCAGACAACCTGAATTGTCTGTCGAGGCAAAAGTTTATGAAAGTCTGGATAAG GGCGTTTCAAAGATTCTCCATGAATATCAATTTATTCCAGAGCAGCCAACTGTTAAAAATGAGATATCCGAGAGAGTTACTACAGCTATCCACTTTAGCTCTCTTGGTGGTGTTCCACATTCTAGGACTTCATTATCTAGTGGGGCATATTTCCTTAATGGGAACGAATCTGCACATAATGTGTATGGAGTCCAAG GAGgaaatgatgatgttccaaGAATGAACCCATTTGTCGATGTAACTCTTGAGACTCAAATGAGGGCTCACCAAGTAACCCCTAAGGACGGCGGTCTAGTGCCATTTGATAGTAGGGTTATTCATGAGGAGGAGTTTTCAAGGTTTCAAAGGAAGCGAAAG AATGAAGAGGCTAGAATGCAACGAGAACTCGAAGTGCAAGAGAAAAGAATTAGAAAAGAGCTTGTAAAACAGGAAATTCTAAGGCAAAAG AGAGAGGAACAGATAAAAAAAGAGATGGAGAGGCATGATCGTGAAAGGCAGAAGGAAGAGGAAAGGTTATTGCGTGAAAGACAGCGAGAGGAGGAGAGATTCCTTAGAGAACAGAGGCGTGAGCAGGAGCAGCGAGAGAAGTTTTTGCAGAAGGAGTCAATCAGA ATTGAGAAGCTGAGACAGAAGGAGGAACTACAGAGGGTGAAAGAGGCAGCTAGGATTAAAGCTGCCAGCGAGAGAGCTGTTGCCCGCAGAATGGTCAAAGATGCAATGGACCTTATTGAAGATGAACGTCTGGAACTCATGGAATTAGCTGCATCAAAGAAGGGGTTATCTTCAATACTGGCTCTTGACTACGAAACTATGCAAAATCTGGAATCATACCGAG ATGGGCAGACTTCCTTTCCACCCAAGTCTGTACAGTTAAAAAGAGCTTTTTCAATTCAACCTTGGTCAGATTCTGACGAGAATGTTGGAAATCTTCTGATG GTTTGGAGGTTCTTGATTACCTTTGCTGATATTCTTGGAATATGGCCATTTACGTTGGATGAGCTTATACAAGCTTTTCACGACTAT GATCCTAGAATATTAGGTGAGATCCATATTGCTCTTCTGAGATCCATTATAAAAGATATTGAAGATGTTGCAAGAACACCCACTACTGGATTAGGAGGGAACCAAAACAGTTATACGAACTCTGGTGGCGGGCATCCTCAAGTAGTTGAAGGg GCGTATGTATGGGGTTTTGATATAAGAAATTGGCAGCGGCATTTAAATCCATTAACATGGCCGGAGATTTTGCGACAATTTGCATTGTCAGCTGGATTTGGGCCTCAGTTGAAGAAACATAATATTGAGCAGGTGCATCCTAGCAACAATGAG GTTAATGATGGTAAAGATATAATTTCTAATCTACGCAGTGGAGCTGCTGTTGAGAATGCTGTTGCTATTATGCAAGAGAAGGGATTATCTAATCCAAGAAGGCATAAGCATCGTTTGACGCCTGGAACTGTGAAATATGCTGCATTTTATGTCCTAGCTCTGGAAGGAAATAGAGGCCTCAATATATTGGAAATTGCAGACAAGATTCAG AAATCTGGACTTCGTGATCTTACAACAAGCAAATCACCAGAGGCTGCTATTGCTTCTGCTTTGTCTAGAGATACAGAACTATTTGAAAGGACAGCTCCTTCAACATATTGTGTACGTCCTGTATATAGAAAGGACCCAGCCGATTCTGAAGCAATTTTTTCAGCTGCCAGGGAAAGAATCAGGATATTCACAAGTGGATTTGTGGGTGCAGAAGTAGCTGATGATGGTGAAAGGGATGAAGATTGTGAAAGTGTTATGGCAAAAGATCCGGAGATTGATGATTTAGGAGctcaaacaaatacaaaaaaggAGGTCTCAAATTTTAAGGAATTTAATGCAAACACTGTCATGAGAAGTGGGAAGGACAATGGTGAGATTTTGCAAACTCGTGATAGTTGCCGTGAAAAAGTGGATGAGGGTTTAGGATTAATTGTTGTTGAAAGCTTTGACGGACGTAAAGATGTTCGTACGTCTAGTGAAATTGCTGTTTGCAGCAACGACATTGCTAATCCTATTCTAAAAAGTATGGATGTTGATGAAAACACTCTTGGTGAACCATGGGTGCAAGGGCTTACCGAGGGAGAGTACTCGGATCTTAGTGTGGAGGAGCGTCTTCACGCTCTTGTTGCTTTGATAACTGTGACAAACGAAGGAAATTCTATCCGTGTTGCGCTTGAG GAACGTTTAGAAGCGGCAAATGCTTTAAAGAAACAGATGTTGGCTGAGGCACAGCTTGATAAACGCCATATTAAAGAGGATAGTTTTGTTAAAATGCAGTCTTTCTCATATTTGGGAAACAAGAATGAACCAGCTGTTACATTTCCATCATTGGGGGGAAAGCAGTGCCCATCGCATACAGTTGATGTCAAAAATGATAAGGCTTTACTCACTCCCTGTGGCCAGCGTGAACAGATAGCACTAcaggaaaatcaaaatccttcgcAGAATTCCTTATTAGAAGTGAACATGCAAAGTCAAGATTGTTCTACTGGCCCAGATAATTATTCAATCCAACAATCTATATATGCTGCCGAAAAAGCAAGgtcaaatttaaaatcatatattgaTCACTTGGCGGAACAAACTTACATGTATAGATCATTGCCTCTTGGTTTGGATCGAAGACGAAACCGATACTGGCAATTTGTTACTTCTGCTTCTCAAAATGATCCAGGTGCTGGTAGGATTTTTGTGGAATTACATGACGGCTGTTGGAAGCTGATTGATTCTGTAGAG GGTTTTGATGCTCTTTTGGTATCATTGGACTTGCGGGGGATCCGAGAGTCTCACTTACATATGATGTTGCAAAGAATTGAGACGTCCTTCAAAGAATCTGTTAGAAGAAATGTCCAAAATGGTGAGATGATAATGCAAAAAGGAGACACTGTCAAGAATCTCAAGAAAGAAGCAGTTAAAATGGCTGCAGACCTAGATTGCAGTGCTGATATTAACTGTCCTACTTCTGTCTGCATTGATGATTTGGACACATCAGTGGCGTCAACATCTTTTACAATTCAGCTTGGACGAAATGAAATCGAGAACAAAGATGCTTATATGAAATATTGGGACTTTGAGAAATGGATGCGAAAGGAATGTCTAAATTGCTCAGTATCATCTGCAATGAAGTATGGGAAGAAGAGGTGTAAGCAACTACTtctcatatgtgatttgtgcGGTCATGTCTATTTCTTTAGAGAAGTGCAATGTCCTTTGTGCCATAGAATTTTCAGTACTAGTCAGGGGAACTCTAGTTCTTATGAACATATTGCTCAATCTGAAGGCAAGATGAATATTGACGCAGATTTTTTTCACgattcatcctcttcttcaacGAGGATGAGATTACTCAAAATCCTTTTGTCAGTAGTTGAG GTAACCCTTCCCCAAGAAGCTCTGCAACCTTTTTGGACAGAGAGGTACAGAAAGTCTTGGAGTTCAAATCTGGAAGCTTCCTCATCAACGGAAGACATTCTTCAG ATGTTGACTGCATTGGAAGGTGCTATAAAACGGGAGTATCTGGCTTCAGACTATGAAACTACGAATGAGCTGTTAGATTCTGTTTGCTCTTCTGGATGTCTCCCTAATGATATCATAGGTGGTGAAAAGATACCTGTTCTTCCATGGGTGCCATTTACAACTGCTGCTGTGGCTCTAAGGCTCATGGACCTCGATGCATGCATCTTTTACACCTCACAGCAGAAGCAAGAGACCAAGAAGGATAGTAAAACTGGAATTGTTGTC AAGCTTCCATTAAAATGTGCTGCTGCCAAAAATTCCTGCGATGGTGGTGCGATTGAAACTTCATTTCAGACTAAGCATACCGTAAAGAACTGGGGTGCTCTTGGTGCTGGCCTTGAGAGCTACAACAAAGGACAAAGGACTCGACAAGGCTGCAGCCATTCTCGTGGTCAAAGATCACAAGGAATAGTTACTAGTTCGAGATCCAATTCCAAAAAGAGGAGCACTACATCTAACAGCAGGAAAGAAGGAAGATTACTTGGATGGAAAGGCACACCAAACGGACAAGGACACACTCGTGGTCGGAGGAGTATCAGAAGCAGGAAGAAACCTGCAGCCAAGATGGATGTGATCACTAGTGAAAGGGGTACCCCAAAAGATATCACGGAGTTAACAGCAATCTCTGCGAGAGAAGAGATTGATGGTGGAACAGAAGCCAATGCTCTAAATGCTAGAAATTCGGAGAGATCTGAATATGAAGATGATGTTTGTCAGGCAACAAGAGATAAGTATGATTTTGTGgtggataataataataataatggtaGATATCAAGGTGGATTCAGTGGGAACCCTGATAACTTAATAGAACAGAACCACTATAATGTGGATGATGAGGAAGACGTGGATATGGATGACAGTGTCAATAATGATGGAAAATATGGGCAAGTTGAACTTAATGTGGAAGATTATATAATTGGAGGAGACTCAGATGAAGAGtacaacaaagaagaaaatgagGATCCGGATAGAGTTGGTTCAACCTCATCAGGTTACAGTGATTAA
- the LOC11439750 gene encoding homeobox-DDT domain protein RLT2 isoform X1 has product MEACSEGHENKNKPLEEENRVKRKKKTPSQLEILEKTYAMETYPSEATRGELAVKLGLSDRQLQMWFCHRRQKDRKAVAPAGPSSVPMRDGVVKIEVTDVRNVSDFVSDLRPIGGMDLLGVVPLHEVMGFRRMGAALSEMDSSSSHEPHQTLHELQAIAFVESQLGESLRDDGPILGMEFDSVPLGAFGAPLEAVAVGQCRQPELSVEAKVYESLDKGVSKILHEYQFIPEQPTVKNEISERVTTAIHFSSLGGVPHSRTSLSSGAYFLNGNESAHNVYGVQGQKIPDLNLLSQSHQGRSNHLMPSASGGNDDVPRMNPFVDVTLETQMRAHQVTPKDGGLVPFDSRVIHEEEFSRFQRKRKNEEARMQRELEVQEKRIRKELVKQEILRQKREEQIKKEMERHDRERQKEEERLLRERQREEERFLREQRREQEQREKFLQKESIRIEKLRQKEELQRVKEAARIKAASERAVARRMVKDAMDLIEDERLELMELAASKKGLSSILALDYETMQNLESYRDGQTSFPPKSVQLKRAFSIQPWSDSDENVGNLLMVWRFLITFADILGIWPFTLDELIQAFHDYDPRILGEIHIALLRSIIKDIEDVARTPTTGLGGNQNSYTNSGGGHPQVVEGAYVWGFDIRNWQRHLNPLTWPEILRQFALSAGFGPQLKKHNIEQVHPSNNEVNDGKDIISNLRSGAAVENAVAIMQEKGLSNPRRHKHRLTPGTVKYAAFYVLALEGNRGLNILEIADKIQKSGLRDLTTSKSPEAAIASALSRDTELFERTAPSTYCVRPVYRKDPADSEAIFSAARERIRIFTSGFVGAEVADDGERDEDCESVMAKDPEIDDLGAQTNTKKEVSNFKEFNANTVMRSGKDNGEILQTRDSCREKVDEGLGLIVVESFDGRKDVRTSSEIAVCSNDIANPILKSMDVDENTLGEPWVQGLTEGEYSDLSVEERLHALVALITVTNEGNSIRVALEERLEAANALKKQMLAEAQLDKRHIKEDSFVKMQSFSYLGNKNEPAVTFPSLGGKQCPSHTVDVKNDKALLTPCGQREQIALQENQNPSQNSLLEVNMQSQDCSTGPDNYSIQQSIYAAEKARSNLKSYIDHLAEQTYMYRSLPLGLDRRRNRYWQFVTSASQNDPGAGRIFVELHDGCWKLIDSVEGFDALLVSLDLRGIRESHLHMMLQRIETSFKESVRRNVQNGEMIMQKGDTVKNLKKEAVKMAADLDCSADINCPTSVCIDDLDTSVASTSFTIQLGRNEIENKDAYMKYWDFEKWMRKECLNCSVSSAMKYGKKRCKQLLLICDLCGHVYFFREVQCPLCHRIFSTSQGNSSSYEHIAQSEGKMNIDADFFHDSSSSSTRMRLLKILLSVVEVTLPQEALQPFWTERYRKSWSSNLEASSSTEDILQMLTALEGAIKREYLASDYETTNELLDSVCSSGCLPNDIIGGEKIPVLPWVPFTTAAVALRLMDLDACIFYTSQQKQETKKDSKTGIVVKLPLKCAAAKNSCDGGAIETSFQTKHTVKNWGALGAGLESYNKGQRTRQGCSHSRGQRSQGIVTSSRSNSKKRSTTSNSRKEGRLLGWKGTPNGQGHTRGRRSIRSRKKPAAKMDVITSERGTPKDITELTAISAREEIDGGTEANALNARNSERSEYEDDVCQATRDKYDFVVDNNNNNGRYQGGFSGNPDNLIEQNHYNVDDEEDVDMDDSVNNDGKYGQVELNVEDYIIGGDSDEEYNKEENEDPDRVGSTSSGYSD; this is encoded by the exons ATGGAAGCTTGTTCAGAAGGACATGAGAACAAGAACAAACCATTGGAGGAAGAGAACAGAGTGAAGCGCAAAAAGAAGACTCCTTCACAGTTGGAGATTCTTGAAAAAACTTATGCTA TGGAGACTTACCCTTCTGAGGCAACGAGGGGTGAGTTAGCTGTGAAGTTGGGTTTGTCTGATCGTCAATTGCAGATGTGGTTCTGTCACCGGAGACAGAAGGATCGAAAGGCTGTGGCACCGGCTGGGCCGAGTTCGGTTCCAATGAGGGATGGTGTTGTGAAGATAGAAGTTACTGATGTTAGGAATGTTTCTGATTTCGTTTCTGACTTGCGGCCAATTGGTGGTATGGACTTGCTGGGAGTTGTGCCGCTGCATGAGGTGATGGGCTTTCGTAGGATGGGAGCTGCATTGTCTGAAATGGATAGCAGTAGTTCTCATGAACCCCATCAGACGTTACATGAGTTGCAAGCTATTGCATTCGTGGAAAGTCAGTTGGGGGAGTCGTTAAGAGATGATGGACCTATTCTTGGGATGGAATTTGATTCTGTGCCGCTGGGTGCATTTGGTGCACCATTAG AGGCAGTGGCAGTGGGGCAATGCAGACAACCTGAATTGTCTGTCGAGGCAAAAGTTTATGAAAGTCTGGATAAG GGCGTTTCAAAGATTCTCCATGAATATCAATTTATTCCAGAGCAGCCAACTGTTAAAAATGAGATATCCGAGAGAGTTACTACAGCTATCCACTTTAGCTCTCTTGGTGGTGTTCCACATTCTAGGACTTCATTATCTAGTGGGGCATATTTCCTTAATGGGAACGAATCTGCACATAATGTGTATGGAGTCCAAGGTCAGAAGATACCTGATCTAAATCTTTTGTCTCAGTCTCACCAAGGTAGGTCGAATCATCTTATGCCTTCTGCTTCAGGAGgaaatgatgatgttccaaGAATGAACCCATTTGTCGATGTAACTCTTGAGACTCAAATGAGGGCTCACCAAGTAACCCCTAAGGACGGCGGTCTAGTGCCATTTGATAGTAGGGTTATTCATGAGGAGGAGTTTTCAAGGTTTCAAAGGAAGCGAAAG AATGAAGAGGCTAGAATGCAACGAGAACTCGAAGTGCAAGAGAAAAGAATTAGAAAAGAGCTTGTAAAACAGGAAATTCTAAGGCAAAAG AGAGAGGAACAGATAAAAAAAGAGATGGAGAGGCATGATCGTGAAAGGCAGAAGGAAGAGGAAAGGTTATTGCGTGAAAGACAGCGAGAGGAGGAGAGATTCCTTAGAGAACAGAGGCGTGAGCAGGAGCAGCGAGAGAAGTTTTTGCAGAAGGAGTCAATCAGA ATTGAGAAGCTGAGACAGAAGGAGGAACTACAGAGGGTGAAAGAGGCAGCTAGGATTAAAGCTGCCAGCGAGAGAGCTGTTGCCCGCAGAATGGTCAAAGATGCAATGGACCTTATTGAAGATGAACGTCTGGAACTCATGGAATTAGCTGCATCAAAGAAGGGGTTATCTTCAATACTGGCTCTTGACTACGAAACTATGCAAAATCTGGAATCATACCGAG ATGGGCAGACTTCCTTTCCACCCAAGTCTGTACAGTTAAAAAGAGCTTTTTCAATTCAACCTTGGTCAGATTCTGACGAGAATGTTGGAAATCTTCTGATG GTTTGGAGGTTCTTGATTACCTTTGCTGATATTCTTGGAATATGGCCATTTACGTTGGATGAGCTTATACAAGCTTTTCACGACTAT GATCCTAGAATATTAGGTGAGATCCATATTGCTCTTCTGAGATCCATTATAAAAGATATTGAAGATGTTGCAAGAACACCCACTACTGGATTAGGAGGGAACCAAAACAGTTATACGAACTCTGGTGGCGGGCATCCTCAAGTAGTTGAAGGg GCGTATGTATGGGGTTTTGATATAAGAAATTGGCAGCGGCATTTAAATCCATTAACATGGCCGGAGATTTTGCGACAATTTGCATTGTCAGCTGGATTTGGGCCTCAGTTGAAGAAACATAATATTGAGCAGGTGCATCCTAGCAACAATGAG GTTAATGATGGTAAAGATATAATTTCTAATCTACGCAGTGGAGCTGCTGTTGAGAATGCTGTTGCTATTATGCAAGAGAAGGGATTATCTAATCCAAGAAGGCATAAGCATCGTTTGACGCCTGGAACTGTGAAATATGCTGCATTTTATGTCCTAGCTCTGGAAGGAAATAGAGGCCTCAATATATTGGAAATTGCAGACAAGATTCAG AAATCTGGACTTCGTGATCTTACAACAAGCAAATCACCAGAGGCTGCTATTGCTTCTGCTTTGTCTAGAGATACAGAACTATTTGAAAGGACAGCTCCTTCAACATATTGTGTACGTCCTGTATATAGAAAGGACCCAGCCGATTCTGAAGCAATTTTTTCAGCTGCCAGGGAAAGAATCAGGATATTCACAAGTGGATTTGTGGGTGCAGAAGTAGCTGATGATGGTGAAAGGGATGAAGATTGTGAAAGTGTTATGGCAAAAGATCCGGAGATTGATGATTTAGGAGctcaaacaaatacaaaaaaggAGGTCTCAAATTTTAAGGAATTTAATGCAAACACTGTCATGAGAAGTGGGAAGGACAATGGTGAGATTTTGCAAACTCGTGATAGTTGCCGTGAAAAAGTGGATGAGGGTTTAGGATTAATTGTTGTTGAAAGCTTTGACGGACGTAAAGATGTTCGTACGTCTAGTGAAATTGCTGTTTGCAGCAACGACATTGCTAATCCTATTCTAAAAAGTATGGATGTTGATGAAAACACTCTTGGTGAACCATGGGTGCAAGGGCTTACCGAGGGAGAGTACTCGGATCTTAGTGTGGAGGAGCGTCTTCACGCTCTTGTTGCTTTGATAACTGTGACAAACGAAGGAAATTCTATCCGTGTTGCGCTTGAG GAACGTTTAGAAGCGGCAAATGCTTTAAAGAAACAGATGTTGGCTGAGGCACAGCTTGATAAACGCCATATTAAAGAGGATAGTTTTGTTAAAATGCAGTCTTTCTCATATTTGGGAAACAAGAATGAACCAGCTGTTACATTTCCATCATTGGGGGGAAAGCAGTGCCCATCGCATACAGTTGATGTCAAAAATGATAAGGCTTTACTCACTCCCTGTGGCCAGCGTGAACAGATAGCACTAcaggaaaatcaaaatccttcgcAGAATTCCTTATTAGAAGTGAACATGCAAAGTCAAGATTGTTCTACTGGCCCAGATAATTATTCAATCCAACAATCTATATATGCTGCCGAAAAAGCAAGgtcaaatttaaaatcatatattgaTCACTTGGCGGAACAAACTTACATGTATAGATCATTGCCTCTTGGTTTGGATCGAAGACGAAACCGATACTGGCAATTTGTTACTTCTGCTTCTCAAAATGATCCAGGTGCTGGTAGGATTTTTGTGGAATTACATGACGGCTGTTGGAAGCTGATTGATTCTGTAGAG GGTTTTGATGCTCTTTTGGTATCATTGGACTTGCGGGGGATCCGAGAGTCTCACTTACATATGATGTTGCAAAGAATTGAGACGTCCTTCAAAGAATCTGTTAGAAGAAATGTCCAAAATGGTGAGATGATAATGCAAAAAGGAGACACTGTCAAGAATCTCAAGAAAGAAGCAGTTAAAATGGCTGCAGACCTAGATTGCAGTGCTGATATTAACTGTCCTACTTCTGTCTGCATTGATGATTTGGACACATCAGTGGCGTCAACATCTTTTACAATTCAGCTTGGACGAAATGAAATCGAGAACAAAGATGCTTATATGAAATATTGGGACTTTGAGAAATGGATGCGAAAGGAATGTCTAAATTGCTCAGTATCATCTGCAATGAAGTATGGGAAGAAGAGGTGTAAGCAACTACTtctcatatgtgatttgtgcGGTCATGTCTATTTCTTTAGAGAAGTGCAATGTCCTTTGTGCCATAGAATTTTCAGTACTAGTCAGGGGAACTCTAGTTCTTATGAACATATTGCTCAATCTGAAGGCAAGATGAATATTGACGCAGATTTTTTTCACgattcatcctcttcttcaacGAGGATGAGATTACTCAAAATCCTTTTGTCAGTAGTTGAG GTAACCCTTCCCCAAGAAGCTCTGCAACCTTTTTGGACAGAGAGGTACAGAAAGTCTTGGAGTTCAAATCTGGAAGCTTCCTCATCAACGGAAGACATTCTTCAG ATGTTGACTGCATTGGAAGGTGCTATAAAACGGGAGTATCTGGCTTCAGACTATGAAACTACGAATGAGCTGTTAGATTCTGTTTGCTCTTCTGGATGTCTCCCTAATGATATCATAGGTGGTGAAAAGATACCTGTTCTTCCATGGGTGCCATTTACAACTGCTGCTGTGGCTCTAAGGCTCATGGACCTCGATGCATGCATCTTTTACACCTCACAGCAGAAGCAAGAGACCAAGAAGGATAGTAAAACTGGAATTGTTGTC AAGCTTCCATTAAAATGTGCTGCTGCCAAAAATTCCTGCGATGGTGGTGCGATTGAAACTTCATTTCAGACTAAGCATACCGTAAAGAACTGGGGTGCTCTTGGTGCTGGCCTTGAGAGCTACAACAAAGGACAAAGGACTCGACAAGGCTGCAGCCATTCTCGTGGTCAAAGATCACAAGGAATAGTTACTAGTTCGAGATCCAATTCCAAAAAGAGGAGCACTACATCTAACAGCAGGAAAGAAGGAAGATTACTTGGATGGAAAGGCACACCAAACGGACAAGGACACACTCGTGGTCGGAGGAGTATCAGAAGCAGGAAGAAACCTGCAGCCAAGATGGATGTGATCACTAGTGAAAGGGGTACCCCAAAAGATATCACGGAGTTAACAGCAATCTCTGCGAGAGAAGAGATTGATGGTGGAACAGAAGCCAATGCTCTAAATGCTAGAAATTCGGAGAGATCTGAATATGAAGATGATGTTTGTCAGGCAACAAGAGATAAGTATGATTTTGTGgtggataataataataataatggtaGATATCAAGGTGGATTCAGTGGGAACCCTGATAACTTAATAGAACAGAACCACTATAATGTGGATGATGAGGAAGACGTGGATATGGATGACAGTGTCAATAATGATGGAAAATATGGGCAAGTTGAACTTAATGTGGAAGATTATATAATTGGAGGAGACTCAGATGAAGAGtacaacaaagaagaaaatgagGATCCGGATAGAGTTGGTTCAACCTCATCAGGTTACAGTGATTAA